CCATGGTGCCGTGGATGCGGTAATAGGTGTCGCGGCCACCGCGATAGAGATACAGCGCGCGCGACCCAAGGGGATTGTCGACGCCGCCGGGCAGACCGCCGGCGAATTGCGCATAAAGCTCGGGCTCGGTGCGGATCATGTTCTGGGTGGGCGTCCAGCTTGGCCATCTCTTCTTGACCGAGATGACGGCATTGCCGGTGAAGCCCTTGCCGGCGCGGCCGACGGCGATGCCGAAGCGCATCGCCTCGCCATTTTCCATCACGTGATAGAGTACGCGGGCATAGGGATCGACGACGATCGTGCCGGGAGCCTCGGGGCCGTTATAGGGGACGCGCTGGCGTTTGTTGCGTTCGTTCAGATAGGCGGCGCGCACCGCGGGGATCTCGATCGGTTCGCCATTCGGGCCGGCGTCGGTGCGGGCGTTGTATATCGCGGGCACGTCCCCGGAGGCGAGATTGATGGAGGTGGGCTGGGTGGAGCCGCAGGCGGAGAGGCCGAAAGCCACCACTGCAAGCAGGTAAGCGAAGCGCATCGTCAAATTCCTTGTTCGGCAGCAGATGCGCTGAAACCGGCGCATCCGAGGCAACGTCTTTATCGCGAATCCAGTACGGCAGCAGAACCATACGCGATTCGAGCTTGTTCCATCAGCCTGTCACCGGGTTGGGCAGTCAACCCCGATGGCCGTTCATGGCGGGAATTGATCGGAACCTGTGGCTAATCGATCCTAGTAAATGCCCTCATAAGGTGAAATATAAACGCTTATGCAACCTATAGGTGTTTACGATCACAACGGCTTTATCTCGTTTCGTGGAGAAATCACATGAATGTGCTTCATCCGACGGCTTTTCAGCAAAATTGCCGGTTGGTGGACACAGGCTGCGCCCTGCCTGTCCCGACAGGGCCGATTGCCCTTCGCAGAGCGCGTGACTAAGCTGATCCGAAACCAGTAAAGACATTTGACGTGATAAATAAAGACACCACTCGGTCCTCGGCCTTTGCACCTTTTAGGCACCATGATTTCCGTATTCTATGGGGTGCAACGCTGGCGTCGAATTTCGGCGGGCTGGTGCAGGCGGTCGGCGCCGCGTGGCTGATGACCCAACTGACCGAGAGCGCGACGCTGATCGCGCTGGTTCAGGCCTCGAACACTTTGCCGATCATGCTGTTGGCGCTTATCTCGGGGGCACTGGCGGATCTGTTCGACCGCAAGTTGCTGCTGGTGACCGCGCAGAGCCTGATGCTGCTGGCATCGGCCCTGCTCGCTTTCGTGGCGTGGCAGGGATGGCTGACACCCTGGATGCTGCTGAGCTTCACCTTCCTGATCGGAGCGGGGCAGGCGCTGTACAACCCGCCCTGGCAGGCCAGCATGGGAGATCTGGTCCCGCGAGAGGATTTGCCCGCGGCGGTGACGCTGAATTCGGTCGGCTTCAACCTGATGCGCAGTGTTGGCCCGGCCGCAGGTGGTTTCATCGTCGCAGCATTCGGGGCCGCGGCGGCCTTTACCGTGAATGCCGCGAGTTACCTGCCGCTGATCGGTGCGCTGGCGCGATGGAAACCGGATATCGCGCCCCGAACCGCCCCGCGGGAACATTTTATCCCTGCGGTGGGGGCGGGGCTGCGTTACGTGGCGCTGTCACCCAATTTGCTGCGGGTGATCCTGCGGGGCGCGCTGTTCGGTTTTGCCGGTGTATCGGTGCTGGCACTGTTGCCGCTGGTCGCCAAGAGCCACCCCGAGGGCGGATCGCTGCTGTTCGGGGGGCTGCTTGGCTGTTTCGGGGTCGGAGCAATCGCGGGGGCGATGCTCAACCCGCGCATCAGGGCGAGCTTCGACAACGAGATCGTGATCCGCTTCGCCTTTCTCGGCTTTGGCCTTGCGGCGGGAATCCTGGGGCAGACCCAATCGGTTTGGCTTCATGCGCTGGCGATGCTGCCGGCGGGGGCGTCATGGGTGCTGGCACTGTCGCTGTTCAACGTGACCGTGCAGCTTTCGACACCGCGTTGGGTCGTGGCGCGCGCGCTGGCGCTTTACCAGACGGCGACTTTCGGCGGCATGGCTGCTGGCTCGTGGGTTTGGGGCGGCGTGGCCGGTGCACAGGGGCTTGGCACAGCCCTCACCACGGCGGGGGCGTTGCTGGCGGTGGGCGCATTGATCGGGCTATGGTTCCGCGCGCCGGAATTCGGCAAGGCCGATCTCGATCCCGCCAACCGTTTCCAGGAGCCCGCCCTGCGGCTGGATCTGCGGGGGCGGTCCGGCCCGATCATGGTCATGGTCGATTACCGGATCGCGCAGGAGGACGTTCCCGAGTTCCTGCGCCTGATGCAGCAAAGGCGCAATATTCGACGCCGCGATGGCGCCCGGAACTGGGCTCTGCTGCGCGATCTGGAACATCCCGACCTGTGGTCGGAGAGCTATCACATCGCGACCTGGGACGAATATGTGCGCCACAATCTGCGCCGCACCAAATCCGATGCCGAAGTCACTGCCGAATTGCGAGCCCTGCATATCGGCGAGGGCGATCCGGCGGTGCATCGCATGATCGAGCGTCATTCGGTAAGTTTGCAGGATGACGTTCCGCTGGTCGGCAAGCTCGAGGTGCCCTGATATGGCAGACAACCCGCTGGTCATCGCCCCCAATCTCAAGCGCCGCCTGTCGGGCGTGACCGCAACGGTGGTGCGGCTGATCCCGGTGCAGGCCCGGATGATCGAGATCTGTGCCACCGGTCCCGGCCTGCCGCCCGGATTGCCGCATATTCCGCTGATCCGCACCGCCATGATGCCGCGCGACCGATGGCGGGTCTGGCATGCCCGGCGCAATACCGAGATGCTGTTGGGGCTGGTGCTGACACGGCTGTTGCGCCGCAAATACCGGCTGTTGTTCACCTCGGCGTCGCAGAGAAAACATAGCGGCTATACCAAGTGGCTGATCGGCCGGATGGACGCGCTGGTGGCGACCTCGGCCAAGGGGGCGGGTTATCTGGACCATCCCGCGCAGGTCATCCATCACGGTATCGATACCAAAGGCTTCGCCCCGCCGGGGGATCGCCGGGCGTTGCGCGAAAGGCTGGGATTGCCTGCGGGCGATCTGCTGGTCGGTTGTTATGGCCGTATACGGGCGCAAAAGGGGACCGGCGATTTCGTGCAGGCGATGATCGCGCTCTTGCCCGCGCGTCCGGATGTCACCGCGCTGGTCATGGGCCGGGCGACCGAGAAATATCAGGGCTACCTTGCCGATCTGAAGCGGCAGGTCGAAGAGGCCGGGCTGGGCGGGCGAATCCGTTTCCTGCCAGAGGTGACGGTCGATCGGATGGCCGACTGGTATGGTGCGCTGGATCTTTACGTGGCGCCGCAGAGATGGGAAGGATTCGGCCTGACACCGCTGGAGGCGATGGCCTGTGGCGTGCCGGTCGTGGCCACTCGCGTCGGTGCTTTCGAGGAGTTGATCGTGCCAGAGACCGGAACGTTGATCGCACCACAAGACGGGGCCGCGATGCAAAAGGCGGTGGCGGCGTGGTTGGATCATCCCGAAGCATTGGCCGCGGCGGCTCTTGCCGCGCGCGATCATGCCGTGCGGAACCACGGGATCGAGGTCGAGGCACGTGCGCTGGTCGACATCTATCGCGAATTGCTGGCGTGGTCATGACCCAGCTGCGCTTCCATATCGCCCGGCTGCTGCGCGACGAGGCGGCGCTTGCGCGGTTGTCGGTTCCGCAGGGCAATCTGCTGGCCGCATTGGAGGGCAAGAAGGTAGCGCTGATCGGCAATGCCCGGTCTTTGGCCGAGACGGATCACGGTGCCGAGATCGACGCCGCCGATCTGGTCATCCGGATCAATCGCGCGCCCATCCCCTCGGCGCAGAGCCATGGCAGCCGGACAGATTGGCTGGCCCTTGCCGTCCGCCTGTCGGATCAGGATCGTACGCGTATCGCCCCGGACCGTATCCTGTGGATGTCGCCCAAGCGTAAGAGACTGGACTGGCGCAGTGCGGACAGCGCCGGGTTCTACCTGCATCCGCTAAGTGATTACCGGGCGTTGAAGGATCGGCTGGCCGCACCGCCCACCACCGGCGCGATGATGATCGACCTGCTGATGCGTTCCGCCCTGTCCCGGCTGACGCTTTACGGTTTCGACTTTTTCGCCAGTCAGAGCCTTTCGGGGCGTCGCACCGCCGAGCAGGTGCCGCATGATTTCAGTGCCGAGGCGGGTTGGGCCGCCGATCTCGCGCGGAGCGACGGCCGATTGATTCTGCCCGAACCACCTGCAAGCGCAGAAGGGTAAGCCGATGTTCCCGATCCGCGACCATAATCCGTCCCAATGCCGGCCGATCGTCACCTATGTGCTGATCGCGGCGAATGTGGTCATGTATCTGTTGACCCTGCCCATGCTGGATGGCGGAGAAATGCTGTGGGCGCGGCTGGCGCTGTATCCGCTGGCGATCTCGAACGGAGAGATGCTGTGGGGGTTGCTGACGCATATGTTCCTGCATGCGGGTTTCATGCATATCGCGGGCAACATGCTGTTTCTGTGGATATTCGGGGATAACCTCGAGGACCAGATGGGGAGGGTAGGCTTCCTGGCCTTCTATCTGGCCTGCGGGCTTGCCGCCGCTGCCGGGCAGATCGCCGCCGATCCGTTCTCGCCCGTTCCGATGGTCGGTGCCTCGGGTGCCATTGCGGGCGTGATGGGCGGATATCTGCTGCTGTTTCCGAAGGCGCGGATCGATATCCTGTTCATATTCATCATCTTTTTCAAGATTTTTACCGTTCCCGCATGGATCATGCTGATCCTGTGGTTCGCAATCCAGCTTTTTGGCGGGTTTGCCTCGGTCGGATCAGAGGGCGGCGTCGCCTATTGGGCCCATGCCGGAGGTTTCGTTGCCGGGCTCGTCCTGACCCTGCCTCTGTTCCTGCGTCGTGGAGGCCCCGCATTCTGGAACCGGACCCATGGCAAGCCGCCTCATGCCGATGCGGTCTATGCGCCAAGCCGCATTCCACGCGTGCGGCGCTGAGGCCGATCCGTCAGAGCGGCATTCGCCCGGTACTCATATGACGCTTGCGTCCGAAGCCGGGACGTCGCTCGACGGAAAAGCCTGCCGCTTCCAGCGCCCGCCGCACATGCCCGGCGGCGGTATAGGTCGCGAAGCTGCCGCCGGGCGCGGTATGGCGTCTGACCTCGGCCAGCAACTCGTCCGACCACATCTCGGGATTCTTTGCGGGTGAAAAGCCGTCCAGGAACCATGCATCCGCCCGGCCCTGCCATTGCGGCAGCGTCTCACGGACATTGCCCTTGATCAGCCGCAGCTCCACCTGTCCCACCGCGATCACCTCGCGGTCCCAACCGGCACGCAATTCTGCCGCCAGATCAGCCAATTCGGGGAAGGCGGCATGGGCCTGTTCGAGTTGCGGCAGGCTCATGGGAAAGGCTTCGAAGCTGGTCATCCTGACCGGCATCTCTGTTATTGCCGCCAGGGCCAGGCAGTTCAGCCCGGTGCCGAAGCCGAGTTCCGCGACGTGGAAACCGGGGACAAGCCGCGCGGGCAGGTCGTTTCCGGTCAGGAAGACATGCCGGGTCTCTGCCAGCCCGTCGGCGAGGCTGAAATAGGGGTCGTCGAAGCGCGTTGCCACCGGCACTCCGCCCTCGCGCCATTCCAGGGCGGGCTCATGGCGTCCCGCAACAGCCGGGGGCTCTGCCCCCGGGCCCCCGGGATATTTGCATGAAGAAGAAGGGGTGGGTGATTTTGAAGTGGGGGGCATATTCGCTGGCGATGTTTGCGTGATCCGGACAGCTATAGAGGTCAAGCCGCATCCGTGGCAACTATCGCCGAGGGATGCGATGCGGCTGACTTGCGCCGTGAATGCGAGGCGATATATTCGGCCCTTGCCGTTTTCCAACGAAAGGTCGTGATCGTCTTGCCCAATCCCAACAGATCAGTCAGCGCCGATATAACCGTTATCGGCGGCGGTATCCTTGGCCTGTGCTGTGCATGGGAGATGATCCGCCGTGGCGCTCGGGTTCGGGTGATCGAGGGAAAACGCATCGGGGCGGGTTCGTCGGGTGGTCATGTCGGAGCACTGGCGCCGCATGCGCCCGAGAACTGGAACGAGAAGAAGGCATTTCAACTGGACAGCTTGCTGATGGCTGTGGATTTCTGGGCCGAGGTCGAGGCGGTATCCGGATCGTCGACGGGCTATGCCCGCTCGGGTCGGTTGCAGCCCGTCGCCGATGCGGAGGCTGCGGAAAATCTGCGGGATCGCATTGCCGCCTCTGCCCGGCAATGGCCTGCCGAGATGGCAATGCGGTTGACGGATCGACCCGACGCGCCCTTGTTGCCGCAAAGTCCTTCGGGGATTTGGCTGGAGGATCGCCTGACGGCCCGGATCAATCCGCGCGCCGCGCTTGCCGCGCTTGCCGAAGCG
This region of Paracoccus saliphilus genomic DNA includes:
- a CDS encoding MFS transporter, whose protein sequence is MINKDTTRSSAFAPFRHHDFRILWGATLASNFGGLVQAVGAAWLMTQLTESATLIALVQASNTLPIMLLALISGALADLFDRKLLLVTAQSLMLLASALLAFVAWQGWLTPWMLLSFTFLIGAGQALYNPPWQASMGDLVPREDLPAAVTLNSVGFNLMRSVGPAAGGFIVAAFGAAAAFTVNAASYLPLIGALARWKPDIAPRTAPREHFIPAVGAGLRYVALSPNLLRVILRGALFGFAGVSVLALLPLVAKSHPEGGSLLFGGLLGCFGVGAIAGAMLNPRIRASFDNEIVIRFAFLGFGLAAGILGQTQSVWLHALAMLPAGASWVLALSLFNVTVQLSTPRWVVARALALYQTATFGGMAAGSWVWGGVAGAQGLGTALTTAGALLAVGALIGLWFRAPEFGKADLDPANRFQEPALRLDLRGRSGPIMVMVDYRIAQEDVPEFLRLMQQRRNIRRRDGARNWALLRDLEHPDLWSESYHIATWDEYVRHNLRRTKSDAEVTAELRALHIGEGDPAVHRMIERHSVSLQDDVPLVGKLEVP
- a CDS encoding glycosyltransferase family 29 protein; amino-acid sequence: MTQLRFHIARLLRDEAALARLSVPQGNLLAALEGKKVALIGNARSLAETDHGAEIDAADLVIRINRAPIPSAQSHGSRTDWLALAVRLSDQDRTRIAPDRILWMSPKRKRLDWRSADSAGFYLHPLSDYRALKDRLAAPPTTGAMMIDLLMRSALSRLTLYGFDFFASQSLSGRRTAEQVPHDFSAEAGWAADLARSDGRLILPEPPASAEG
- a CDS encoding L,D-transpeptidase, whose product is MRFAYLLAVVAFGLSACGSTQPTSINLASGDVPAIYNARTDAGPNGEPIEIPAVRAAYLNERNKRQRVPYNGPEAPGTIVVDPYARVLYHVMENGEAMRFGIAVGRAGKGFTGNAVISVKKRWPSWTPTQNMIRTEPELYAQFAGGLPGGVDNPLGSRALYLYRGGRDTYYRIHGTMDPSSIGKATSAGCIRLFNQDIMDLFDETGKGTRVTVRSQADSLRYEGPLIETPEGYVIPAREQAQATAAAETSETQAPLVESAVPAR
- a CDS encoding glycosyltransferase family 4 protein, which translates into the protein MADNPLVIAPNLKRRLSGVTATVVRLIPVQARMIEICATGPGLPPGLPHIPLIRTAMMPRDRWRVWHARRNTEMLLGLVLTRLLRRKYRLLFTSASQRKHSGYTKWLIGRMDALVATSAKGAGYLDHPAQVIHHGIDTKGFAPPGDRRALRERLGLPAGDLLVGCYGRIRAQKGTGDFVQAMIALLPARPDVTALVMGRATEKYQGYLADLKRQVEEAGLGGRIRFLPEVTVDRMADWYGALDLYVAPQRWEGFGLTPLEAMACGVPVVATRVGAFEELIVPETGTLIAPQDGAAMQKAVAAWLDHPEALAAAALAARDHAVRNHGIEVEARALVDIYRELLAWS
- a CDS encoding rhomboid family intramembrane serine protease codes for the protein MFPIRDHNPSQCRPIVTYVLIAANVVMYLLTLPMLDGGEMLWARLALYPLAISNGEMLWGLLTHMFLHAGFMHIAGNMLFLWIFGDNLEDQMGRVGFLAFYLACGLAAAAGQIAADPFSPVPMVGASGAIAGVMGGYLLLFPKARIDILFIFIIFFKIFTVPAWIMLILWFAIQLFGGFASVGSEGGVAYWAHAGGFVAGLVLTLPLFLRRGGPAFWNRTHGKPPHADAVYAPSRIPRVRR
- the mnmD gene encoding tRNA (5-methylaminomethyl-2-thiouridine)(34)-methyltransferase MnmD, with product MPPTSKSPTPSSSCKYPGGPGAEPPAVAGRHEPALEWREGGVPVATRFDDPYFSLADGLAETRHVFLTGNDLPARLVPGFHVAELGFGTGLNCLALAAITEMPVRMTSFEAFPMSLPQLEQAHAAFPELADLAAELRAGWDREVIAVGQVELRLIKGNVRETLPQWQGRADAWFLDGFSPAKNPEMWSDELLAEVRRHTAPGGSFATYTAAGHVRRALEAAGFSVERRPGFGRKRHMSTGRMPL